A genomic window from Arthrobacter globiformis includes:
- the rpoB gene encoding DNA-directed RNA polymerase subunit beta, with the protein MVASSTSNNETANTASTDGATRRLSFAKIHEPLDVPNLLALQTDSFDWLVGNERWQARVAKAVEEGDLSVATTSGLSDIFEEISPIEDFQGTMSLSFSDPEFADPKYTMAECKDRDATYSAPLYVKAEFMNNNTGEIKQQTVFMGDFPLMTEKGTFVVNGTERVVVSQLVRSPGAYFERAADKTSDKDIFTAKIIPSRGAWFELEIDKRDQVGVRLDRKRKQSVTVLLKALGWTEGQILEEFGQYDSMRATLEKDATETREDALLDIYRKLRPGEPPTVEAAQSLLDNLYFNSKRYDLAKVGRYKINRKLGIDRSLGDKEASVLHVEDIVAMIKFLVALHAGEKTLMGKRDGEDHELRVEIDDIDHFGNRRIRAVGELIENQVRTGLSRMERVVRERMTTQDVEAITPQTLINIRPVVAAIKEFFGTSQLSQFMDQNNPLSGLTHKRRLSALGPGGLSRDRAGMEVRDVHPSHYGRMCPIETPEGPNIGLIGSLASYGRINPFGFIETPYRLVKDGVVSDDVQYLTADDEAEVLIAQANAPLDENKRFAEETVLVRARGGGGEPVLVPAADVQFMDVSPRQMVSVATALIPFLEHDDANRALMGANMQRQAVPLVRSEAPFVGTGMERAAAVDAGDVTIAKKAGVVTEVSAELVVMLNDDGTETNYRINKFARSNQGNCYNNRVLVNEGQRLEVGGIIADGPATDQGELALGKNLLVAFMSWEGHNFEDAIILSQRIVAEDVLSSIHIEEHEIDARDTKLGAEEITRDIPNVSEEVLAGLDERGIIHIGAEVEAGDILVGKVTPKGETELTPEERLLRAIFGEKSREVRDTSLKVPHGESGTVIGVRVFDRDNDDELPPGVNQLVRVYVAAKRKITDGDKLAGRHGNKGVISKILPIEDMPFLADGTPVDIVLNPLGVPGRMNVGQVLETHLGWVAKTGWKIEGEPEWAKQLPNLPRESGQTTVATPVFDGAREEEITGLLDSTNPTRDGERLINSSGKTRLFDGRSGEPFPDPISVGYMYILKLHHLVDDKIHARSTGPYSMITQQPLGGKAQFGGQRFGEMEVWALEAYGAAYTLQELLTIKSDDIHGRVKVYEAIVKGENIPEPGVPESFKVLIKEMQSLCLNVEVLSTDGTTIEMRDSDDAVFTAAEELGIDLSRAEPSSVEEV; encoded by the coding sequence TTGGTCGCCTCGAGCACCTCTAATAACGAAACCGCTAATACGGCAAGCACCGATGGTGCGACTCGCCGGCTCTCATTCGCAAAGATTCACGAACCTCTTGACGTTCCGAATCTGCTTGCCCTGCAGACGGACAGCTTCGACTGGCTGGTCGGAAATGAACGCTGGCAGGCCCGCGTTGCGAAGGCCGTCGAAGAAGGCGACCTGAGCGTCGCCACCACCTCCGGTCTTTCCGACATCTTCGAAGAGATCTCCCCGATTGAGGACTTCCAGGGCACCATGTCCCTGAGCTTCTCCGATCCGGAGTTCGCTGATCCGAAGTACACCATGGCTGAATGCAAGGACCGGGACGCTACGTACTCGGCACCGCTGTACGTCAAGGCCGAATTCATGAACAACAACACGGGCGAAATCAAGCAGCAGACCGTGTTCATGGGTGACTTCCCGCTGATGACCGAGAAGGGCACCTTCGTCGTCAACGGCACCGAGCGTGTCGTCGTTTCCCAGCTGGTCCGTTCCCCGGGCGCCTACTTTGAGCGCGCCGCTGACAAGACCAGCGACAAGGACATCTTTACCGCAAAGATCATTCCGTCCCGCGGCGCCTGGTTCGAGCTCGAGATCGACAAGCGCGACCAGGTCGGCGTGCGCCTCGACCGCAAGCGCAAGCAGTCGGTCACGGTGCTGCTGAAGGCCCTCGGCTGGACCGAAGGCCAGATCCTCGAGGAGTTCGGCCAGTACGACTCTATGCGTGCAACGCTGGAGAAGGACGCCACCGAAACCCGCGAAGACGCCCTGCTGGACATCTACCGCAAGCTGCGTCCGGGCGAGCCGCCCACAGTCGAGGCTGCCCAGTCCCTGCTGGACAACCTGTACTTCAACTCCAAGCGCTACGATCTGGCCAAGGTTGGCCGCTACAAGATCAACCGCAAGCTTGGCATCGACCGCTCCCTTGGCGACAAGGAAGCCTCGGTCCTGCACGTTGAAGACATCGTGGCCATGATCAAGTTCCTCGTCGCGCTGCACGCCGGCGAGAAGACCCTCATGGGCAAGCGCGACGGTGAAGACCACGAGCTGCGCGTCGAGATCGATGACATCGACCACTTCGGCAACCGCCGCATCCGCGCCGTCGGTGAGCTCATCGAGAACCAGGTCCGCACCGGCCTGTCCCGCATGGAGCGCGTCGTCCGCGAACGCATGACCACGCAGGACGTCGAGGCCATCACGCCGCAGACCCTGATCAACATCCGTCCCGTTGTGGCAGCCATCAAGGAGTTCTTCGGAACCTCCCAGCTGTCCCAGTTCATGGACCAGAACAACCCGCTCTCGGGTCTGACCCACAAGCGCCGCCTTTCCGCGCTTGGCCCGGGCGGTCTGTCCCGTGACCGTGCAGGCATGGAAGTCCGAGACGTCCACCCGTCCCACTACGGACGTATGTGCCCCATCGAAACCCCTGAAGGCCCGAACATTGGTCTGATCGGCTCGCTGGCATCCTACGGCCGCATCAACCCGTTCGGTTTCATCGAGACGCCGTACCGCCTGGTCAAGGATGGCGTCGTTTCCGACGACGTCCAGTACCTGACGGCCGACGACGAGGCAGAGGTCCTGATCGCACAGGCCAACGCTCCGCTCGACGAGAACAAGCGCTTCGCTGAAGAGACCGTCCTGGTCCGTGCCCGCGGTGGTGGAGGCGAGCCCGTGCTCGTTCCCGCCGCTGACGTTCAGTTCATGGATGTTTCCCCGCGCCAGATGGTGTCCGTGGCAACCGCCCTGATCCCGTTCCTCGAGCACGACGACGCCAACCGTGCACTCATGGGTGCCAACATGCAGCGCCAGGCTGTGCCGCTGGTCCGTTCCGAGGCCCCGTTCGTGGGTACCGGCATGGAGCGTGCTGCCGCCGTCGACGCCGGTGACGTCACCATCGCGAAGAAGGCCGGTGTGGTCACCGAGGTCTCCGCCGAGCTCGTTGTCATGCTCAACGACGACGGCACGGAAACCAACTACCGCATCAACAAGTTCGCCCGCTCCAACCAGGGCAACTGCTACAACAACCGTGTCCTCGTGAACGAAGGCCAGCGCCTGGAAGTTGGCGGCATCATCGCCGACGGCCCGGCAACGGACCAGGGCGAGCTCGCCCTCGGTAAGAACCTGCTCGTGGCATTCATGTCATGGGAAGGCCACAACTTCGAGGATGCCATCATCCTGTCCCAGCGCATCGTGGCGGAGGACGTCCTGTCCTCCATCCACATCGAGGAGCACGAGATCGATGCCCGCGACACCAAGCTTGGTGCCGAGGAAATCACCCGTGACATCCCCAACGTGTCCGAGGAAGTCTTGGCAGGCCTGGACGAGCGCGGCATCATCCACATCGGTGCCGAGGTTGAAGCCGGCGACATCCTGGTCGGAAAGGTCACCCCGAAGGGTGAAACCGAACTGACCCCGGAAGAGCGCCTGCTCCGCGCCATCTTCGGCGAGAAGTCCCGCGAAGTCCGCGACACCTCCCTGAAGGTTCCGCACGGCGAGTCCGGCACCGTCATCGGCGTGCGCGTCTTCGACCGCGACAACGACGACGAACTGCCCCCGGGCGTCAACCAGCTGGTCCGCGTCTACGTGGCTGCCAAGCGCAAGATCACCGACGGCGACAAGCTCGCCGGCCGCCACGGCAACAAGGGTGTTATCTCCAAGATCCTCCCGATCGAGGACATGCCCTTCCTTGCCGACGGTACCCCCGTTGACATCGTGCTGAACCCGCTGGGTGTTCCGGGCCGTATGAACGTCGGCCAGGTGCTGGAAACGCACCTCGGCTGGGTTGCCAAGACGGGCTGGAAGATCGAAGGCGAGCCGGAGTGGGCCAAGCAGCTGCCGAACCTGCCGCGCGAGAGTGGCCAGACCACTGTTGCAACGCCAGTCTTCGACGGCGCCCGCGAAGAGGAAATCACCGGGCTGCTGGACTCCACCAACCCGACTCGTGACGGCGAACGCCTGATCAACTCCTCGGGCAAGACGCGCCTGTTCGACGGCCGCTCCGGCGAGCCGTTCCCGGATCCGATCTCGGTCGGCTACATGTACATCCTGAAGCTCCACCACCTGGTGGACGACAAGATCCACGCCCGCTCCACCGGCCCGTACTCCATGATCACGCAGCAGCCGCTGGGTGGTAAGGCACAGTTCGGTGGCCAGCGCTTCGGTGAAATGGAAGTGTGGGCGCTCGAAGCTTACGGTGCCGCCTACACGCTCCAGGAACTGCTCACGATCAAGTCCGATGACATCCACGGCCGTGTGAAGGTCTACGAGGCGATCGTCAAGGGCGAGAACATCCCTGAGCCGGGTGTTCCCGAATCCTTCAAGGTGTTGATCAAGGAAATGCAGTCGCTGTGCCTGAACGTGGAAGTGCTTTCCACGGACGGAACCACAATTGAAATGCGTGACTCTGATGACGCAGTCTTCACGGCTGCGGAAGAACTGGGCATCGATCTGTCTCGTGCAGAGCCCAGCTCCGTAGAAGAGGTCTAG
- a CDS encoding acetyl-CoA C-acetyltransferase — MSNSVDNSDVVILSGARTPQGRLNGQLASFTAVELGAHAIKGALAASGVDAGQVDAVIMGQVLQAGAGQNPARQSAIGAGIGWNVPTVTINKVCLSGLTAVIDAARMIRAGDATVVVAGGQESMTRAPHVLPGSRQGWNYGTVQALDVAAHDGLTDAFDGHSMGLSTESKNLTLGIDRTAQDTVAANSHQRAAIASKNGVFDDEISPISVKQRKGDPVVVSTDEGVRPDTTVESLAGLRAAFVTDGTITAGNSSPLSDGASALVLTSRKFAEENGLEYLAVVGKPGQVAGPDNSLHSQPSNAIRNALDRAGWSTADLDFIEINEAFGSVAVQSLKDLDYPLEQCNIHGGAIALGHPIGASGARLALHAAHELKRRGQGKAAVSLCGGGGQGEALLLFRD, encoded by the coding sequence ATGAGCAATTCCGTGGACAACAGCGACGTTGTCATCCTGTCCGGCGCGCGCACCCCGCAGGGCCGGCTGAACGGGCAACTGGCGAGCTTCACCGCCGTCGAACTCGGGGCGCACGCGATCAAGGGGGCCCTTGCGGCGAGCGGGGTGGACGCCGGCCAGGTGGACGCCGTCATCATGGGCCAGGTCCTGCAGGCCGGGGCCGGGCAGAACCCGGCCCGCCAGAGCGCCATCGGCGCGGGCATCGGCTGGAACGTCCCCACCGTGACCATTAATAAGGTCTGTCTCTCCGGGCTTACCGCGGTGATCGACGCGGCGCGGATGATCCGTGCCGGCGACGCCACCGTCGTCGTCGCCGGCGGACAGGAGTCGATGACGCGGGCGCCCCACGTCCTCCCCGGCTCCCGCCAGGGCTGGAACTACGGCACCGTCCAGGCGCTGGATGTTGCCGCCCACGACGGCCTGACCGACGCGTTCGACGGCCATTCGATGGGCCTGTCCACCGAATCCAAGAACCTGACGCTGGGCATTGACCGGACCGCGCAGGACACCGTGGCCGCCAACTCACACCAGCGCGCCGCGATCGCCTCGAAGAACGGCGTCTTCGACGACGAGATCTCCCCGATCAGCGTCAAGCAGCGCAAGGGTGATCCGGTGGTGGTTTCCACCGACGAGGGCGTCCGGCCGGACACCACCGTCGAGTCCCTGGCCGGCCTGCGGGCAGCCTTCGTCACCGACGGCACCATCACGGCCGGCAACTCCTCTCCCCTGTCCGACGGCGCCTCCGCCCTGGTCCTGACTTCGCGCAAGTTCGCGGAGGAAAACGGCCTGGAGTACCTGGCCGTTGTGGGCAAGCCCGGGCAGGTGGCCGGGCCGGACAACTCCCTCCACTCCCAGCCCTCCAACGCCATCCGGAACGCGCTGGACCGGGCCGGCTGGAGTACCGCGGACCTGGACTTCATCGAGATCAACGAAGCGTTCGGTTCGGTGGCCGTGCAGTCACTCAAGGATCTGGACTACCCGCTGGAGCAATGCAACATCCATGGCGGTGCCATCGCGCTGGGCCACCCGATCGGCGCGTCGGGTGCTCGTCTGGCACTCCACGCGGCGCATGAACTGAAGCGGCGCGGCCAGGGCAAGGCGGCGGTCTCGCTCTGCGGAGGCGGCGGCCAGGGTGAGGCCCTCCTGCTGTTCCGCGACTGA
- a CDS encoding aminoacyl-tRNA deacylase produces MNGVPPSGPNGTDGGRNGRERFLADAAARGLDVQLVERLAAHSLEEAAAILGISPADIVKSLVVKHKDGSFLFVLIPGDRQISWPKLRSLVGVNKLSLPAADVALEATGYERGTITPLGSTTAWPVYADRTIAGRRISMGAGQHGYSAFVDADALVSALGAVLADISEPN; encoded by the coding sequence ATGAACGGCGTTCCGCCGTCGGGCCCTAACGGGACCGACGGCGGCCGGAACGGCAGGGAGCGATTCCTTGCCGACGCCGCGGCGCGCGGCCTGGACGTCCAGCTCGTCGAACGGCTGGCGGCCCACAGCCTCGAGGAGGCGGCCGCGATCCTTGGCATCAGCCCGGCGGACATCGTGAAGTCCCTCGTGGTGAAGCACAAGGACGGCAGCTTCCTCTTCGTCCTCATCCCGGGCGACCGCCAGATCTCCTGGCCCAAGCTGCGCAGCCTGGTGGGCGTCAACAAGCTCTCGCTCCCGGCCGCGGACGTGGCGCTGGAGGCCACCGGCTATGAGCGCGGCACCATCACGCCGCTCGGCAGCACCACGGCATGGCCTGTCTACGCGGACCGGACCATCGCCGGCAGGAGGATATCCATGGGCGCGGGCCAGCACGGCTACAGCGCATTCGTGGACGCCGACGCCCTGGTCTCGGCCCTCGGCGCGGTGCTCGCGGACATCAGCGAACCCAACTAA
- the rplL gene encoding 50S ribosomal protein L7/L12, translating to MAKLSNEELIEAFKELTIIELSEFVKLFEETFEVTAAAVAVAGPAGGAAAEEVEEKTDFDVILEAAGDKKIAVIKEVRAITSLGLKEAKDLVDSAPKAVLEGATKEAAEKAKAQLEEAGATVTLK from the coding sequence ATGGCGAAGCTCAGCAACGAAGAGCTCATTGAAGCTTTCAAGGAACTGACCATCATCGAGCTCTCCGAGTTCGTCAAGCTCTTCGAAGAGACCTTCGAAGTTACCGCTGCTGCTGTTGCGGTTGCCGGCCCCGCCGGTGGCGCTGCCGCTGAGGAAGTCGAAGAGAAGACCGACTTCGACGTCATCCTCGAAGCTGCTGGCGACAAGAAGATCGCAGTGATCAAGGAAGTTCGCGCCATCACCTCCCTCGGCCTCAAGGAAGCCAAGGACCTGGTTGACAGCGCTCCCAAGGCTGTTCTCGAAGGCGCCACCAAGGAAGCTGCCGAGAAGGCAAAGGCTCAGCTCGAAGAAGCTGGCGCCACCGTTACCCTCAAGTAA
- the rplJ gene encoding 50S ribosomal protein L10 — translation MATPTKVSAVAEITNDFKESNAAVLTEYRGLTVAQLKQLRVSLGQDTKFAVVKNTLTAIAAKEAGVEAFDGQLAGPTAIAFIKGDAVAAAKSLTDFAKANKQLVIKTGYFEGKALNASEVAALAALESRELQLAKVAGILKAPAAAAARIIDALRLKLEEENGAPAEAEAPAAEEAPAAEAAAEAPAEAAAEEN, via the coding sequence ATGGCAACGCCTACCAAGGTTTCAGCAGTAGCTGAGATCACTAACGATTTCAAGGAATCGAACGCCGCTGTCCTGACCGAATACCGTGGGCTCACCGTTGCACAGCTCAAGCAGCTGCGTGTTTCTCTCGGCCAGGACACCAAGTTCGCGGTCGTCAAGAACACCCTGACCGCCATTGCAGCCAAGGAAGCTGGTGTCGAAGCATTCGACGGCCAGCTCGCCGGCCCCACTGCAATCGCGTTCATCAAGGGTGACGCAGTTGCAGCTGCCAAGAGCCTGACGGATTTTGCCAAGGCCAACAAGCAGCTGGTCATCAAGACCGGTTACTTCGAGGGCAAGGCACTGAACGCCAGCGAAGTTGCTGCCCTGGCAGCACTCGAGTCCCGCGAGCTGCAGCTCGCCAAGGTTGCAGGCATCCTCAAGGCCCCTGCTGCCGCTGCTGCACGCATCATCGACGCACTGCGCCTCAAGCTTGAAGAAGAGAACGGTGCTCCGGCTGAAGCCGAAGCTCCCGCCGCTGAAGAAGCTCCGGCCGCAGAAGCAGCAGCTGAGGCTCCGGCCGAAGCCGCTGCCGAAGAGAACTAA
- a CDS encoding GNAT family N-acetyltransferase: MAIEVRIERLWIPDSVDAADAADFLAAVEVGRKVRMDTWGSDDLAYTPLEKLLELDDPYERQVILVAKIGDEIVGTVDIALPLTDNLDLAEFTLDILPEYQRQGVGRQLLEAAEHFAREEGRTMILVDTNHPGASLHEFAPEQLVPGSGQGYVPLGSREVDFAQRTGYTLQHIEQFSSCALPLDSKLVAELEAEAQEANNGRYRLHHWTDRCPERWLEAVAALENQAGGDAGPADDDSMVVDARILREAEEVTISQGRRTVVTAVEHIATETLVGLTTISVLAQRQDVVFQDDTVVLQAHRGNKLGLLIKVANMERLTEQFPDARVIYTWNAPENRYLLTVNRQLGFTTAGVTGIWQKELPDLGPSRS, from the coding sequence ATGGCAATAGAGGTGCGGATCGAGCGGCTGTGGATTCCTGACTCCGTGGACGCTGCCGACGCAGCGGACTTCCTCGCCGCAGTGGAGGTGGGGCGCAAGGTCCGCATGGATACCTGGGGCAGTGACGACCTCGCCTACACGCCGTTGGAAAAGCTTCTCGAACTGGACGACCCGTACGAGCGCCAGGTGATTCTCGTGGCGAAGATCGGCGACGAGATCGTGGGCACCGTAGACATCGCCCTTCCCCTCACTGACAACCTGGACCTTGCCGAATTTACGCTGGACATCCTGCCCGAATACCAGCGCCAGGGCGTGGGCAGGCAGCTGCTGGAGGCCGCCGAGCACTTCGCCCGGGAGGAGGGCCGCACCATGATCCTGGTGGACACCAACCACCCCGGCGCCTCCCTGCACGAATTCGCGCCCGAGCAGCTGGTGCCCGGATCGGGCCAGGGGTATGTGCCGCTGGGCAGCCGCGAGGTGGATTTCGCCCAGCGCACAGGGTATACGCTGCAGCACATTGAACAGTTCAGCTCGTGCGCGCTGCCGCTGGACAGCAAGCTTGTGGCCGAGCTAGAGGCGGAGGCGCAGGAGGCCAACAACGGCCGCTACCGCCTGCACCACTGGACCGACCGCTGCCCGGAGCGCTGGCTGGAAGCGGTCGCTGCGCTCGAAAACCAGGCCGGCGGTGACGCCGGGCCGGCGGACGACGACAGCATGGTTGTCGACGCCAGGATCCTGCGTGAAGCCGAGGAAGTCACCATCTCCCAGGGACGGCGCACGGTGGTGACCGCCGTCGAACATATCGCCACGGAGACGCTCGTGGGGCTGACCACTATCAGCGTCCTGGCGCAGCGGCAGGACGTCGTCTTCCAGGACGACACGGTGGTGCTGCAGGCGCACCGCGGCAACAAGCTCGGCCTGCTCATCAAGGTGGCCAACATGGAGCGCCTTACCGAACAGTTCCCCGATGCGCGGGTGATCTACACGTGGAATGCACCGGAAAACCGGTACCTGCTCACCGTCAACCGCCAGCTCGGGTTCACGACGGCGGGAGTCACCGGGATCTGGCAGAAGGAACTGCCGGACCTGGGACCCAGCAGAAGCTAG
- a CDS encoding GNAT family N-acetyltransferase, producing the protein MTTPSYRIEPLVLPASLDAPDATDFLEFSDLSDALVLETWGNLDRATPRRARLEAWRDDDYEKLRLFFVRLDGRMVARSWVRLTQRENLQDAFLRVDVLDGYSGRGIGQALLRHAEAVAGENGRSTLQSFTEHAPGFDPDGPGILRPGTGTGGVPAAARGVRFAAAAGYTLEQVTRFSALDMPPSDGVLDALEGEAARIAGDQYEILGWTDRCPDEYVEEMQCSCPK; encoded by the coding sequence GTGACGACGCCCTCCTACCGGATCGAGCCGCTGGTCCTGCCTGCGTCGCTTGACGCGCCCGACGCCACAGACTTCCTCGAATTCAGCGACCTCAGCGACGCCCTGGTGCTGGAGACCTGGGGCAACCTGGACCGGGCAACGCCCCGCAGGGCCAGGCTGGAGGCGTGGCGCGACGACGACTACGAGAAGCTGCGGCTCTTCTTCGTACGGCTGGACGGCCGCATGGTGGCAAGGTCCTGGGTGCGGCTTACCCAAAGGGAGAACCTCCAGGATGCGTTCCTCAGGGTGGACGTCCTCGACGGGTACAGCGGTCGCGGCATCGGCCAGGCTCTGCTGCGGCACGCAGAGGCGGTGGCAGGGGAGAACGGCCGCAGCACCCTGCAATCCTTCACCGAGCACGCGCCCGGGTTCGATCCTGACGGGCCGGGAATCCTCCGGCCCGGAACGGGGACGGGCGGGGTCCCGGCCGCGGCCCGCGGCGTACGGTTCGCCGCGGCGGCCGGTTACACGCTCGAGCAGGTGACGCGTTTCAGCGCACTGGACATGCCGCCGTCGGACGGTGTCCTTGACGCGCTGGAAGGCGAGGCAGCGCGCATCGCGGGGGACCAGTACGAGATTCTCGGCTGGACCGACCGCTGTCCGGATGAGTACGTCGAAGAGATGCAGTGCTCATGTCCAAAATGA
- the rplA gene encoding 50S ribosomal protein L1: protein MAKRSKAYEAAAAKIDAEKFYAPFEAVTLAKDTNPSKFDATVEVAFRLGVDPRKADQMVRGTVNLPHGTGKTARVLVFATGEKAEAAIAAGADFVGSDDLIEKIAGGWTDFDAAVATPDLMGKVGRLGKVLGPRNLMPNPKTGTVTPDVTKAVNDIKGGKIDFRVDKHSNLHFIIGKVSFDATKLAENYAAALEEVLRLKPSASKGRYIQKATVATTFGPGISVDPNVTKVLIEA, encoded by the coding sequence ATGGCAAAGCGCAGCAAAGCATACGAGGCAGCCGCAGCCAAGATCGACGCGGAGAAGTTCTACGCGCCGTTCGAGGCAGTGACGCTCGCCAAGGACACCAACCCGTCCAAGTTCGACGCCACCGTTGAGGTCGCCTTCCGCCTGGGCGTTGACCCCCGCAAGGCGGACCAGATGGTCCGCGGCACCGTCAACCTGCCGCACGGCACCGGTAAGACCGCCCGCGTCCTCGTGTTCGCCACGGGCGAGAAGGCTGAAGCAGCAATCGCTGCCGGCGCCGACTTCGTTGGTTCGGACGACCTGATCGAAAAGATCGCCGGCGGTTGGACTGACTTCGACGCAGCCGTTGCCACCCCTGACCTCATGGGCAAGGTTGGCCGCCTCGGTAAGGTCCTGGGTCCGCGTAACCTGATGCCGAACCCGAAGACCGGCACCGTCACCCCCGATGTCACCAAGGCTGTCAACGACATCAAGGGCGGCAAGATCGACTTCCGCGTCGACAAGCACTCCAACCTGCACTTCATCATCGGCAAGGTTTCGTTTGACGCCACCAAGCTGGCCGAGAACTACGCCGCTGCCCTCGAAGAGGTGCTCCGCCTGAAGCCGTCCGCTTCCAAGGGCCGCTACATCCAGAAGGCAACGGTTGCCACCACGTTCGGTCCCGGCATCTCCGTTGACCCCAACGTCACCAAGGTTCTCATCGAGGCGTAA
- the rplK gene encoding 50S ribosomal protein L11, with protein MAPKKKVTGLIKLQIQAGAANPAPPIGPALGQHGVNIMEFCKAYNAATEAQRGNVIPVEITVYEDRSFTFITKTPPAAELIKKAAGVAKGSATPHTVKVAKLTQAQVNEIASTKMEDLNATSLEGAAKIIAGTARSMGITVEG; from the coding sequence TTGGCTCCCAAGAAGAAGGTCACCGGCCTCATCAAGCTGCAGATCCAGGCAGGTGCCGCTAACCCGGCCCCGCCGATCGGTCCTGCGCTTGGCCAGCACGGTGTCAACATCATGGAATTCTGCAAGGCGTACAACGCCGCGACGGAAGCCCAGCGCGGCAACGTTATTCCGGTTGAAATCACCGTCTACGAAGACCGTTCGTTCACGTTCATCACCAAGACCCCGCCGGCTGCAGAGCTCATCAAGAAGGCTGCAGGCGTCGCCAAGGGTTCGGCTACCCCGCACACCGTCAAGGTTGCCAAGCTGACCCAGGCCCAGGTCAACGAGATCGCTTCCACCAAGATGGAAGACCTCAACGCCACCAGCCTCGAAGGCGCAGCGAAGATCATCGCCGGCACCGCCCGCTCCATGGGCATCACCGTCGAGGGTTAA
- the secE gene encoding preprotein translocase subunit SecE, with the protein MSEEQVTETAASSSKGRPAKKAAKAGFFARIALFIRQVIGELKKVVAPTRKELINYTLVVLVFVVIMMVIVTLLDLAFGSAVSWVFSGTGATDS; encoded by the coding sequence ATGAGTGAGGAACAGGTGACCGAAACAGCTGCAAGCAGCTCCAAGGGCCGCCCCGCAAAGAAGGCCGCCAAGGCTGGCTTCTTCGCTCGCATCGCACTCTTCATCCGCCAGGTCATTGGCGAACTGAAGAAGGTCGTTGCCCCCACCCGCAAGGAACTGATCAACTACACGCTCGTGGTGCTCGTATTCGTAGTCATCATGATGGTGATCGTCACTCTGCTGGACCTGGCGTTCGGCAGCGCGGTGAGCTGGGTCTTCAGCGGTACAGGCGCCACGGACAGCTAA
- a CDS encoding pyridoxal phosphate-dependent aminotransferase, translating into MSSARVSQRISAIAESATLAVDAKAKALKAAGRPVIGFGAGEPDFPTPDYIVQAAIDAASQPKYHRYSPAAGLPELKKAIAEKTFRDSGYKADPSQVLVTNGGKQAVYNTFATLVDPGDEVIVPTPFWTTYPEAIRLAGGVPVEVFAGPEQDYLVTVEQLEAAVTDRTKILLFVSPSNPTGSVYSPEQVAEIGKWAAAKGLWVVTDEIYEHLTYDGVPFTSIATAAPELGDKVVILNGVAKTYAMTGWRVGWMIGPADVIKAATNLQSHATSNVSNIPQIAALAAVSGPLTAVDEMKVAFDRRRKAIVDGLNAIEGVECPTPKGAFYVYADVRALLGKEFPTANGTVRPETSAALAALILDEVEVAVVPGEAFGPSGFLRLSYALGDEDLATGVGRLQDFLGKAQ; encoded by the coding sequence ATGTCTTCCGCCCGCGTTTCCCAACGCATTTCCGCCATTGCCGAATCCGCCACCCTGGCTGTCGACGCCAAGGCCAAGGCGCTGAAGGCGGCCGGCCGGCCGGTGATTGGCTTCGGTGCAGGCGAGCCCGACTTCCCCACCCCGGACTACATCGTCCAGGCCGCCATCGACGCCGCCAGCCAGCCGAAGTATCACCGCTACTCCCCCGCTGCCGGCCTGCCCGAGCTGAAGAAGGCTATTGCCGAGAAGACGTTCCGGGACTCCGGCTACAAGGCCGACCCGTCCCAAGTGCTGGTCACGAACGGCGGCAAGCAGGCCGTCTACAACACGTTCGCCACGCTCGTGGATCCGGGCGACGAAGTGATCGTGCCCACGCCGTTCTGGACCACCTACCCCGAGGCCATCCGTCTCGCCGGCGGCGTCCCGGTGGAGGTCTTTGCCGGCCCGGAGCAGGACTACCTGGTGACCGTGGAGCAGCTCGAAGCGGCCGTCACGGACCGCACGAAGATCCTGCTGTTCGTGTCGCCGTCGAACCCCACCGGCTCCGTCTACTCGCCCGAGCAGGTCGCCGAAATCGGCAAGTGGGCTGCCGCCAAGGGTCTGTGGGTTGTCACCGACGAGATCTACGAGCACCTGACGTACGACGGTGTGCCCTTCACCTCTATCGCCACCGCCGCCCCCGAACTGGGTGACAAGGTAGTGATCCTGAACGGTGTTGCCAAGACCTATGCGATGACCGGCTGGCGTGTGGGCTGGATGATCGGACCCGCCGACGTCATCAAGGCCGCCACCAACCTGCAGTCGCACGCCACGTCCAACGTGTCCAACATCCCGCAGATCGCCGCCCTGGCAGCAGTCTCCGGTCCGCTCACCGCGGTGGACGAGATGAAGGTCGCCTTCGACCGCCGCCGGAAGGCCATCGTGGATGGGCTCAACGCAATCGAGGGCGTTGAATGCCCGACGCCGAAGGGTGCCTTTTACGTGTACGCGGACGTCCGCGCGCTGCTGGGTAAGGAATTCCCGACGGCGAACGGTACGGTCCGCCCGGAGACCTCGGCCGCGCTTGCCGCGCTGATCCTGGACGAGGTGGAGGTCGCCGTGGTTCCCGGTGAGGCCTTCGGCCCGTCCGGCTTCCTGCGCCTGTCCTACGCCCTGGGCGATGAAGACCTCGCCACCGGCGTCGGCCGCCTCCAGGACTTCCTCGGCAAGGCGCAGTAA